The window TAGTCGCATTCGTTATACGGTGTATCTAAAATTCCCTGAATCCATAGACAGTATGGAATGGAAGGACAAAGAATTTGCCGCGTTTATCAAAGAAGACTTAACGATTTATCACAACACAGAAGTGAATTCTGGATCCCAACAATTCATCAAAAACACATTTGATTATATGGCTCTCCTTGCCCTCGCTGGGTTTTTTCTCGGAGCCATCTCCGTGTACACAGCAGTTCGCACAAGGTTACTGGAAAAACGAAATGAAATTGCCATCCTTATGTGCCTTGGTGCCAAACCGAATGTCATCCTTTTATTAGTATTTTCGGAAATACTCATCCTTTCCCTTTTGGGAACTACTTTTGGTTTGGGACTCGGGTATTTGATCCAATCTTTATTGCCCGATATCAGTGGATTATTGGCGGTTGGTGCGGGAACTAGTGTTCTTGGGTTATCGGTATCCTCTCTCCTCTGGAGTCTTGTGCTTGGTGTGGTTTTACCACTTCTGATCTCCATACCACTTGTTCTGGAAACAAGGTCTGTCAAACCACTGGCGGCCTTAAAAGAAGTGGAATCACAAACCAGTGGGAATTTATCAACTTCCTATTGGCAATTTGGTTCTTTTGTTTTGATTTACCTTCTTTTTACAAGCCTTGCCATCTTAGAAACAGAAAGTATCTTCAAAGGGATTCTCTTCACACTTGTATTACTTACCTTGCCACTGCTTGTGTACGGATTGTACATTCTCTTTGGATCTTTCCTACAAAAAATTTCAAAACTTGGATGGTTATCCAAAGAATGGAGCCTTGTCACAAAAAAAGTCACACGGAAATCAGGAGCCCTTCGCCTTTCCATCATTGGGCTTGGCTCTGCACTGTTTATCCTCACACTCTCTCTCATTTTACAGGAAAGTTTACTTGAGTTAAGTGGAGCAAGAGAGATCGAACGTAGGCCAAACATGTTCCTACTCGACATTCGTGAGACCCAGAAAAATGGCCTGCTAACAACGATTTCATCCTTTCCTGTGGAAAAACAATTTGTGGCTCCTGTGATTGGAGCACGTTTGTCCAAAGTGAACGGGGAACCCATTAAAAAAGAAGACACGATTCAAAACGCAATGGATCGGAATTGGCGAGCCACTGCAAGAACTCGCGAATACTTTTTATCTTACCGAGACGAGTTGTATGATACAGAAGAGGTGACCAAAGGGAGTTGGTGGAACGAGTCTGGCCGAAATGAAATCTCCGTGGAACGTGATTTTGCGGGTTATTTACAAGCAGGAATCGGGGATGAACTCACTTTCAACGTCCAAGGCAGGGAAGTATCGGGTAAAATCACGAACCTTCGTTCGGTGAACTGGGCCGATATGAAACCAAACTTTGTGGTTTTGTTTTCCCGAGGGATTTTGGAAAAAGCTCCGAGGTTTTATATTGTTTCCCTTCTCATTGATGCAAGCGAGGACAGATACCAATTACAAAAGGTGATCGTGAACCAGTTTCCGAATATCACAGTCATTGACACAGAAAAAACCATCCAAGCCTTTATGGGAATTTTAGAAAAAGTCACCCAGATGATGGCACTGATGACTGCCTTTATCCTTGCCGCATCATTTGTCTTGGTGTTTACCACTCTTTATGCAAGCCAATCCGAACGAAAACGTGAGTTTGCCTTATTGCGTGTGATCGGGGCAAACAGTCGTTTTATGATGAAACATTTTTTAAGGGAGGCATTACTCGTCTCAGTGATTTCGTTTTTCCTTGGACTTGTGTATTCCGTTCTCTCCAACGAAATATTGAACCGGTCAGTTTTGGAACTTCGTAGTGTGTATCCTTATGGACAACTCACACTTGTGTTTTTAGGGATTTGTTTTGTGACGGTGAGTTTGTATGCGGTTGGACTTTTTAGTTTCTTTCGGATGCCAACAAAGACAGTGCTGAAAGAGATTAAATAAAAACAAAAAAGCCCGGGGTTTGAAACCGGGCTTTCTCATTGAAAGAGATGTATTCGGGATTATTGTGCTACCGAAATAACCTCATCTCGGTTGATTACGTTAACAATATGTTTGTATTCAGGAGAATCCTTTCCATATTTCAACTCAGTGGCACGTAATAAGTGAACGTTCTTTTTGTAACGATACTTAAAGAGCATATCATCTGGACCTTTTGTCTT of the Leptospira biflexa serovar Patoc strain 'Patoc 1 (Paris)' genome contains:
- a CDS encoding ABC transporter permease, producing the protein MKASLFRFYLKRELFSRFRYSLLIVVSITLGVGSVIGIHSYKDNTANAIKKEAKSIMGADLALQSPQEITDSAKELIKTHLPEGAKTSRSIQFLSMISNDSGTENSLSFIKGIETSYPFYGEMKTEPESAYRNLKPNQVLLDASLVENLKLKIGDRVRLGDSLLVLAGIVIKEPGAVGSFVGSAPGSIILKDTAIQTGLVQRGSRIRYTVYLKFPESIDSMEWKDKEFAAFIKEDLTIYHNTEVNSGSQQFIKNTFDYMALLALAGFFLGAISVYTAVRTRLLEKRNEIAILMCLGAKPNVILLLVFSEILILSLLGTTFGLGLGYLIQSLLPDISGLLAVGAGTSVLGLSVSSLLWSLVLGVVLPLLISIPLVLETRSVKPLAALKEVESQTSGNLSTSYWQFGSFVLIYLLFTSLAILETESIFKGILFTLVLLTLPLLVYGLYILFGSFLQKISKLGWLSKEWSLVTKKVTRKSGALRLSIIGLGSALFILTLSLILQESLLELSGAREIERRPNMFLLDIRETQKNGLLTTISSFPVEKQFVAPVIGARLSKVNGEPIKKEDTIQNAMDRNWRATARTREYFLSYRDELYDTEEVTKGSWWNESGRNEISVERDFAGYLQAGIGDELTFNVQGREVSGKITNLRSVNWADMKPNFVVLFSRGILEKAPRFYIVSLLIDASEDRYQLQKVIVNQFPNITVIDTEKTIQAFMGILEKVTQMMALMTAFILAASFVLVFTTLYASQSERKREFALLRVIGANSRFMMKHFLREALLVSVISFFLGLVYSVLSNEILNRSVLELRSVYPYGQLTLVFLGICFVTVSLYAVGLFSFFRMPTKTVLKEIK